In a genomic window of Myotis daubentonii chromosome X, mMyoDau2.1, whole genome shotgun sequence:
- the LOC132224753 gene encoding probable ATP-dependent RNA helicase DDX53: MAWAPKQKWAEPNLRDPRAGRAYRDGRGGRGGRGQSWGSSSSHLEPRAPGPQGPPLVFKIKKSLIGTVIGHGGSKIRDIQSTTNTKIQIITVQGDSEADVNIFGSKDMQAKAKAILEAIVERQGSNYQYSECTVNTAAAQPAVARDLTTDNTVRDVRPLIDWDRIKARVTDWEKRRWEDLAPITKDFYIESKATSSLSQMQADLWRKEHFNITCDDLKDGEKRSIPNPTIKFEDAFQNYPEIMKHIQKAGFQKPTPIQSQVWPIVLQGIDLVGVAQTGTGKTLSYLLPGLIHISSQPTPREQSNGPGMLVLTPTRELALQIGNECSKYAYKNLKSICIYGGGSRQQQIKDVAKDIDIIIATPGRLNDLQMNNFVNLRSITYLVLDEADKMLDMGFQPQITKILLDVRPDRQMIMTSATWPDAIRRLSQTYLKEPMIVYVGTLDLVAVNTVKQNIIVTTEEEKRSLIKEFLHSLSPKAKVIVFVSRKILADDLSSDLSVQGLSVQCLHGNREQSDREQALDDFRSGNVKILISTDLASRGLDVDDITHVYNYDFPRNIEEYVHRVGRTGRAGKTGTSITLMTKNDWKTAPELIKILERSNQSIPEALVTMAKKYKLGEQNRDTGNKSKLLQQKPKEFH; encoded by the coding sequence ATGGCCTGGGCCCCAAAGCAGAAGTGGGCAGAGCCAAACCTAAGGGatcccagggctggcagggcctaCAGAGATGGCAGGGGAggaagaggtggcagaggccagagctggggcagctcctccagCCACCTGGAGCCTAGGGCTCCTGGCCCCCAAGGCCCtcctcttgtttttaaaattaaaaaaagtctgATTGGTACAGTGATTGGTCATGGCGGATCAAAAATAAGAGACATTCAGAGTACGACAAACACGAAAATACAGATCATAACGGTACAGGGTGATTCCGAAGCAGACGTAAACATTTTTGGCAGCAAGGATATGCAAGCAAAGGCCAAAGCAATTCTAGAGGCTATTGTCGAAAGACAAGGAAGCAACTACCAATATTCAGAATGCACTGTTAATACTGCTGCAGCCCAACCAGCTGTTGCAAGAGACTTAACCACAGATAACACTGTTAGAGATGTTCGACCACTGATAGACTGGGATCGGATTAAGGCAAGAGTGACCGACTGGGAGAAAAGAAGATGGGAAGACTTAGCACCAATTACAAAAGACTTTTACATAGAATCCAAAGCAACAAGTTCTCTGTCTCAAATGCAGGCAGACCTTTGGAGAAAGGAACATTTCAATATAACTTGTGATGATTTGAAAGATGGTGAAAAACGGTCTATCCCCAACCCAACTATTAAATTTGAGGACGCTTTCCAGAATTACCCTGAAATAATGAAACACATTCAAAAAGCAGGGTTTCAAAAGCCAACGCCAATTCAATCACAGGTGTGGCCAATTGTTCTACAAGGGATAGATCTTGTAGGAGTCGCCCAAACTGGAACAGGCAAAACTTTGTCTTATTTATTGCCTGGGCTTATTCACATCAGTTCTCAACCAACACCCAGAGAACAGAGCAATGGTCCCGGCATGCTAGTCCTTACACCGACTAGAGAATTAGCTCTCCAGATAGGAAATGAATGTTCTAAGTATgcatataaaaatcttaaaagtatttGTATATACGGTGGTGGAAGTagacaacaacaaataaaagacgTTGCCAAAGACATAGACATCATTATTGCAACTCCTGGCCGACTGAATGATCTGCAAATGAATAATTTTGTCAACCTTAGAAGCATAACCTACTTAGTCTTAGATGAAGCTGATAAGATGCTAGACATGGGATTTCAACCTCAGATAACGAAGATTTTATTAGATGTGCGCCCAGATCGGCAAATGATTATGACAAGTGCAACTTGGCCAGATGCCATTCGTCGACTTTCACAAACTTATTTGAAAGAGCCTATGATCGTTTATGTTGGTACTCTGGATCTAGTTGCTGTAAATACAGTGAAGCAAAATATAATTGTTAccacagaagaagaaaaacgATCTCTCATAAAAGAATTCCTACACAGCCTGTCACCCAAAGCCAAAGTCATCGTGTTTGTCAGTAGAAAAATTCTTGCTGATGACTTATCCAGCGATTtaagtgtccaaggcctgtctgtaCAATGCTTGCATggaaacagagaacagagtgaCCGTGAGCAGGCATTAGATGACTTTAGAAGTGGAAATGTGAAAATACTGATTTCTACTGACTTAGCATCCCGAGGTCTTGATGTTGATGATATCACACATGTGTATAATTATGATTTCCCAAGAAACATTGAAGAATATGTACACAGAGTAGGGCGTACTGGAAGAGCAGGAAAGACTGGCACGTCCATTACTCTTATGACGAAAAATGATTGGAAGACTGCCCCTGAATTGATTAAAATTCTGGAAAGATCAAATCAAAGTATCCCAGAAGCTCTTGTAACAATGGCCAAAAAATACAAGTTAggtgaacaaaatagagacaCAGGAAACAAATCAAAACTACTTCAACAAAAACCCAAGGAGTTTCATTAA